Sequence from the Pontibacter pudoricolor genome:
TTGTGTATTTAGATGAACAAATTAAGCAGCAAGCGTTTGCAAATTAAAATTAAGCACCGTACTTTTGCAGACTAAATTTTAAACATACATTGAAGCTGATGTACGCAATTGTAGAAATCGCAGGTCAACAGACCAAAGTAGAGAGCGGTAAGTTCATCTACGCTAACAAGCTTTCCGGCAATGAAGGTGACGCCGTTGAGTTCGCCAATGTTCTTCTTACAGATGATAACGGAACCATTACCTTAGGTGCTCCATTCGTAAGCGGTGTTAAAGTGG
This genomic interval carries:
- the rplU gene encoding 50S ribosomal protein L21 codes for the protein MYAIVEIAGQQTKVESGKFIYANKLSGNEGDAVEFANVLLTDDNGTITLGAPFVSGVKVVGKILGNVRGEKIRIFKKKRRKGYRKSRGHRSDYTKVLIESIG